Sequence from the Acidimicrobiales bacterium genome:
GCGGACCGGTCGGGAACCGGGAGGCGGAGGATGTCCGCCTGCACGAGGGGCGCCTCGGTCCGGGCGTTGGACAGCATTCCGAACGAGAGGTCGATGGCGATCGGTTCCATCCCCGCTGCCTGGAGGTCCCGGCAGAAGTCGCCGGTGCCGGCAGCCAGGTCGAGCACGGTGCTCGACGGTGCCAGGTCGAGGTCGCGCACCGCCCGGCGGCGCCACCGCACGTCGAGGCCGAAGGTCATGATCCGGTTGACCAGGTCGTAGCGGGGGGCGATGGTGTCGAACATCGAGCGGACCGCCGCGACCTTGGTGCCTCCGGTCGGCAGCTCGTCGCGGTCCTCGATCACACCTCGGATGGTAGATGCCGGGCGAGGGTGCTCCCGCACGGGCGGGCGCGGGCCTCCACCACCCACTAGGGTTCGGGCGCTGCAACGGCGCGGGCGCCGTGTGCGGCCCCCTGGAGTAGGGGCCGGCGCGCCCGGGTGGTGCGGCTTCGGCTGATGTCGGGGCCGACCACCCGGGGACGCGGACGCTGTCCGACTCGTACAGTCGCATCACTGGATCGTTCAGCCGACCGCATGGCACACTCGTCGCCATGGCCGCGGTCTCCGCCGAGGCGGCCAAGACCCCCATGGGACCCTTCGCCCTCGACGCCCAGACCCCCGACGAGGGCAACATGCACACCCTGTTGCACTGGGCCACCGATGAGCAGAAGGAGCTGTACCTCACGCGGACGAGATCCACCAGATGCGCATCGCCGAGCGCACCCTGGCTGTCTACAAGGACACCGGCGGCGTCAACGCCGCGACGGGTAGTCTTCCGCTGTAGCCGGCCTCACCAGATCGCGGGACCGCGGCTCTGGATCCCGGACCGTTCGCCACGTGGGCGGTCCGGGACCAGAGCCGCCTCTACGAGGGTCGGTCCGTGGCGGCGAGCAGCGACTGGGCCCAGGCGTAGTCGGGCTTTCCCGACTCGGTTCGCTGGACCCGGTCGACCAGGGCCATGGTCCGTGGCGTCTTGTAGCTCGCGAGATTGGTGCGGCAGTGGTTGGCGAGCGTGGCTCTCGACACGTCGTGGCGCCCACGCACAGCGACCACCGCCCCGACCCGTTCTCCCCATCGGTCGTCGGGCAGGCCGACCACGACCGCGTCGTGCACCGCGGGGTGCTCGCGGAGCACCGCTTCGATCTCCTCGGGATGGATCTTCTCACCTCCTGAGTTGATCGTGGCCGATCCTCGTCCCAGCAGCAGGATCCGTCCGTCTCCATCCACCAGCGCCTGGTCGCCGGTGATCGCCCATCGCACCCCGTCGACGGTCGGGAAGGTGGCTGCGGTGCGTTCCGGGTCTCCCAGGTATCCGAGCGGGATGTGTCCCCGTCTGGCCACGCGGCCGGCGACCCCGCTGCCGGGTTCGACCGGCGACAGGGTGTCGTCGAGCACCACGGTGTGGTCGCCGGCCTCGAAGCGCGGTGGCCCGGTCACCGGCGCCATTCCCGCCGAGTAGACGAGCGAGGCTTGTCCCCCGGTCTCGGACGTGCCATAGCTGTCGACCACCATCACCCACGGCAGCAGGTCCAGCAGCGCCCGCCTCACGGGAGCCGAGAGCGTGGCTCCGCCGGAGATCACCACGGTGAGGCTGGTGAGGTCCCAGCGGTCGGGCTCGGCCGCGACGGCGTCGGCGAGCGGGGCGGCGAACGCGTCTCCGACCACCACCAGATAGGACACCGATTCCGCGTCGACGAGATCGAGCAGGCCGGTCGGATCGTAGGTCGGTGCGGGCGAGAGGACCACGCAACTGCCCGCGAACAAGGTGAGGAACGCGAACCAGTGCGCGGTGCCGTGCATGAGTGGCGACGCGGGCAGGACCCGGTTGGGCGGGTCGGCGATCACGTCGGTGATCTGGTCGGGTGCCTCGATCGGGTTCGCGGTGCGGCGACCGCCACCCATGGCCGCGAAGAAGATGTCCTCGTGGCGCCACACGACCCCCTTCGGGGCGCCGGTGGTGCCGCCGGTGTAGAGGATGTAGTGGTCGTCGCTGGATCGGGGCGACGTGGGGGTTCCCCCCGGAGCATCGTTCAGCCACCGCTCGTAGGCCGCACCTCGCTCGAGGGTCTTCAGCAGCCGGTCCAGGGCATCGACCCGTGGCGTCAGTTCGGGTTCGTGGACCAGCAGCCGGGCGCCGCTGTCGTCGAGCACGTGGCCCAGCTCGCCGGCCTGGTACCGGTAGTTGACGTTGATCGGCACCGCCCCCGACTTGAACGCGCCGAGCATGAGCTCGAGGTACTCGATGCTGTTGCGCAGCGCAATGGCCACCCGCTCGCCGGGTGCGATGCCCGAGCCGGCCAGCGCGGCGGCGACGCGATCGGCTCGCTGGTCGAGGTGACGGTACGTGCACCGGTGGTCGCCGCAGATGATCGCCTCGCGGCTGGGGACATGTCGCGCAACCCGCTCGAACAGGTCCGCCAGGTTGTAGCTCACCGGGGTCACCGTAGTGTGGCCACGAACGCACCCCGGACGGATCGGCGGACCGACGCGCTCAGGTGAACCAGATGCGTTGGTGCTGACGGCTCAGGGGGTGCAGCAGCAGCACGACCTGAGCGATCGGGAACAGCGCGATGGTGACGAACCGGAACTCCCCGAGGATGCTGGGGCCGAAGTCCCACAACCAGGCCACGAGCGGGAACAGCCCGAGCACGGTGATGCCCACGGCCAAGCGGTAGCCCCACCGCTTCTCGTTGGCGATGCCGAGCCCGCCGGCGACCATGGCGATCGACGCCAGCAGGTTGACCTCGAAGCCCCAGTAGAACTGGTAGACGGTGCCACCGAGGAGCAGGCCGAGCACGGCGCGGATGTAGAGCAACAGCACCGCGATTTGTAGGGTCTGCGGCTGATGAGGGTTGGTCCAGCGGCGCGTCTCCATGGTTGACAGTCTGGCAGGCCTCGTGTTGGCCGCCGGTGCCGGCACCCGGATGGAGCCCTTGAGCCGGGTGCGTCCCAAGCCGCTCCTGCCCTTCGGCCAGGCGGCCCTGGTTGACCACGCCATCGCCAGGTTGCGGTCCTGCACCACCAGGATCGCGGTGAACGCCCACCACGGGCGGGCCGAGATGGAGGCCCACCTGTCGGGCCGGGTCCACCTGTCGGTCGAGGACCGGCCGGGCCTCGGCACCGCCGGCGGCGTGGCCCACGCCGCGCCGTGGATCGGCGACGACGATCTCGTCGTGGTCAACGCCGACACCTGGTGTCCCGGCGACCTCGAACCACTCGCTCAGAGCTGGGATCGAGACCGGATCCGGGTCGTCGTGGCGGGAGCACCTGTCCTGGCTGCCGATTCGCGCATCGTCGCCTCGTTCCTCCCCGCGCGTGAGGTCGCCCGGCTGGCCGTGGAACCCTCAGGGCTCTACGAGACGTGCTGGGCTCCGGCGGCCGAGGCCGGTCGTCTCGACGTGGTCGGTTGGGAGGGGACCGTGATCGACTGTGCCACTCCCCGCGACTACCTCACCGCCAGCCTGCTGAGGTCGCGGGGCCACTCGGTCGTCGGCGAGGGCGCGGTGGTCGAGGGAACGGTCGTCCGCTCGGTCGTGTGGCCCGGTGCCCACGTGTGGCCTGTCGAGATCCTGGTCGACGCCATCCGCACCGATGTGGGGGTCACCGTGCTGGTCCGGTGAGGTTCAGGCGCCTGGGTCGCGGCGACGGCGCGGGGATGCCACCGTGGTCGTCTGGTTCGCTCGGAGCTGGCCGCACGCGGCATCGATGTCGGTACCGCGGTTCTGGCGGACCGTGGCGTTGATGCCGAGTGACCGCAGATGCTCGCAGAACGACCGGACCCGTTCCGGTGGTGTCCCCCGGGTGGGGTAGCCGGGTGTGGGGTTGAGGGGGATCAGGTTCACGTGTGCTCGCAGGGGGCGGGCGAACGTCGCCAGCTGCCGGGCGTCGAGATCCGAGTCGTTGACACCGTCGATCAGGGCCCACTCGAAGGACAGGCGGCGTCCCTTGGCTCGCAGGTACTCGTTGCAGGCCTCGGCGAGCACCGCGAGCGGGTACCGCCGGTTGATGGGGACGAGCTGGTCGCGACGCTCGTCGTCGGCCAGGTGGAGCGACACCGCCAGGTTCACCGGCAGAGCTTCGGCGGCCAGTCGTCGGATGCCGGGCACCAGGCCGACCGTCGACACCGTGATGTGGCGCGCCGAGAGCCCCACGTCGGCGTGGAGCCGCTCGATGGCGCCCCACATGGCGTCGTAGTTGGCCAGCGGTTCGCCCATCCCCATGAAGACCACGTTCGACAGGCGGCGGGGCAAGGCCGCTCGCCGGGCCTCGATCACCTGCTCGACGATCTCGCCGACGCTGAGCTGACGGTCGAACCCGGCCTGACCGGTTGCACAGAACGAGCAGGCCATGGCGCAGCCGGCCTGGGTGCTCACACATGCCGTGGTGCGGTCGCGGTAGTGCATGAGCACGGTCTCGATCCGGGCGCCGCCGTCGAGCTCCCACAGCCACTTGGCGGTCATGGCGTCGTCACTGACCGACTCGGCGACCGGTGTGAGCGCGCGTGGAAGCTCCTCGGCCAGATGCTCCCGGAGTCCCTTGGGCACGTCGGTCAGCTCGAGCAGGTCCCGCCCCTGGTGGTAGAGGCCGTCCCAGATCTGTCGAGTCCGGTAGGCGGGTTCGTCCTCGAGCAGGCCTGCGAGCTCGTGGGCGCTGGGGTCATAGCGGGTGGGCACCCACTCAGCTTAGGCAGCGGCCCTGGATACGCTGTCGGCATGGACCACGATCCCTCGCTGCGGAACGACTCCCTCGATGCCGTCTACCGGGCGGCGCACCGCAACCACCAGCACCGGAGCGTGTCCACCGGAGGCGCCAGAGCAGCGGTCTTCGGCGCCAGCGACGGTCTGGTGTCGAACGTGTCGCTGATCCTCGGTATGGCCGGCGCGTCACCTGCGGAGGGCGTCGTCCGCCTCGCGGGGATCGCCGGGCTCGTCGCCGGTGCGGTGTCGATGGCCGCAGGCGAGTACATCTCCATGCGTGCCCAGACCGAGCTCTACGAGCGCGAGCTGCGGATCGAGCGCTCCGCCCAGCGCCAGAACCCCGAGCTCGAGCAGCTGGAGCTGTCCAAGATCTACGAGGATCGGGGGATGAGCGCTGAGCTGGCCGAGGAGCTGGCCGGGGCCATGATGCGCGACCCCGACGTGGCGCTGGAGGTCCATGCCCGCGAGGAGCTCGGCATCGATCCCGATGAGCTCGGCTCGCCGCTGGGGGCTGCGGGCTCGTCGTTCGCCGCCTTCGCCGTCGGTGCCGCGCTGCCGCTGATCCCCTGGCTGTTCACTGCGGGCACCGGGGCGTTCGTCGGTTCGGTCGTTCTCGGGTTGGTGGGCGCGTTGGTGCTCGGCGCGATCGTTGGCTTCTTCTCGGGCCGGTCGCCGGTCTACACCGCGGTCCGCCAGGCACTGGTGGCCAGCGGGGCCGCCGCGGTCACCTACGGGATCGGCTCGGCCATCGGCGTCGGGATCTGAGCCGGAACGTCGCGTTCGAACACCGTCACCGTGTGGTGGACGGTGAAGCCGAGCTGTTCGTAGAGCGCGACGGCCGGTCGGTTGTCGGCCTCGGTGTAGAGCATGGCGGTGTCGAGACCCAGGCCGGCGAGGTGTTCGAGTCCGGCGAGCACCAGGGCGCGCCCCAGGCCCCGTCCGGTGGCATCGGGGTGGACGGCGATCACATAGATCTCCCCGAGCGGAGGGTCGAGGTCGTGGTGCACCTTGGTCCAGCAGAACCCCAGCAACGGGCCGGTCGGCGGGTGCACGAGGAAGCCGTTCGGATCGAACCACGGTTCATCCTCGTGGTCGCGGAGGTGCTGGCGGGTCCACCCGCTCTGCTCGGGATGCCAGGCGAACGCGGCGTTGTTGATCCGGAGCCAGTCCTCGTCGTCGCGGCCGGGTTCGAAGGGCCGGGTGTCGAGATCCGTGGTGTGTGGAACCGGGAGCGACCGGCGCATCTGGACGAGCCGGCGGGTCGGCGCCAGGCCCGCGGCGGTCGCGATCTGGTGGTGCTCGGCGCTCGCGTCCGGAACCCGCCAGCGGACCGGGCCTCCACCGTGGTCGCCGATCGTCTGCACCAGATCGTCGAGGAGTCGGCTGGCGGTGGCTACGTCGAGTCCTCCGGCTCCGCCGTGCAGCTCCACCTCCCATCCGCGTTCGCCGGGGTGGGCGACGCCCTCGGCACCGTGGTGGTGCACGGTCAGCGCTCGGTCGGGAGGGAGGGGTGTGGTCGACATCGCGGTCGAGGGTACCGGTCGGCGTCGTCGGCTCGGGTCAGGCCCCGGGGCCAGTCTTCCGGGAGCCGGTTCGACCGTACGCCGTAGAACGCGAACGGCGCTCTAGAACCGAAAAGTTGAATGTGGATGTGTCACGGCGTCGCGGGCGGTGTATGGTGATACCTGCCAGGTCCCGCCACCTGGCTGAAGGTGACCCGGGATCCGCCGCCTGAGGTCACCCGGTCGGCGCCCCTTCGGGGGCGCCGACTCGCGTCAGGGCCCCGACCGTACAACGTAAGAACCTTCAGCGGGGCGTGCGTCGTCCGCGTGGTCATCGCAGGCGGTGCACCAGACGGTCGAGGCGCCGGTAGGCGCTGCGCAGGGCTCGCTCCACCTCGTCGAGGTCGGTGCTGATGTCGTCGGTCTCGGTGTCACGGTGCGCGTCGGCGATGGCAACCACCCGTTGGGTGAGCTCGGAGAGCGTCGAGGACACCGATGAGAGCTGGGCGCGGTGTTCGTCCATGCACGCAGTATGACCCCACGAAACCGATGGGCGATCCGATCGGTGGGACCGGTACCGTGGCGGGGCCATGATCCTGACCCACCTCGATCTGCGAGGACTCGACGACGACGCCCTCCGCGCCACCCTGCCCCGGCCCAAGGCGGCCGGCTCCGAGCCGGTGGAAGCGGTGCGCGAGATCCTCGACGACGTCCGCGTACGCGGCGACACCGCGGTCCTCGAGCTCACCGAACGCTTCGACGGGGTGCGCCTCGATTCGCCACGTGTCCCTTCCGCCGCGTTGGACGAAGCCCTGGCGTCGATCGATCCGTCGGTGCGGGCCGCGCTCGACGCTGCCGCCGAGCGCATCCGGGCCCACCACCAGACCCAGGTGCGCCACGACCACACCGACACCCGCGACGGCATCAGCATCGAGGCGCTGGTCCGGCCGGTCGAGCGCGCCGGCATCTACGTGCCCGGGGGCAGGGCCGCCTACCCGAGCACGGTGCTGATGACGGTCATCCCCGCCCGCGTCGCCGGCGTGCCCGAGGTTGTGCTGTGCGTGCCACCGGACCGCGCCACCGGTCGAGTCGCCGAGGTGACCCTGGCCGCGGCCGCGATCGCCGGGGTCGACGAGGTCTACGCCATCGGTGGAGCCCAGGCGATCGGTGCCATGGCCTACGGCACCGAGACGGTGCGCCCGGTCGACGTCATCGCCGGGCCCGGCAACGTGTTCGTCGCGGTCGCCAAGCGCGAGGTGTCCGACCGGGTCGGCATCGCGGCGGCCTTCGCGGGACCGTCCGAGGTGGTGGTCGTCGCCGACGAGACGACACCGGTCGACTACGCGGCCATCGACGTCATCCTGCAGGCCGAGCACGGCCCCGACGGCACCTCGTGGCTCATCAGCTGGTCCCCGGAGGTGTGCGAGGCGGTGGACGCCGCGGTCGAACGTCTCGTCGCCGGCGCTCCACGGCGAACCGAGATCGAACAGACCTTGTCCGCCGGTGGGTTCAGCGCCCTCGTCGACGGCCCCGAGCAGGCCATCGCGGTCGCCAACCTCGTCGCCCCCGAACACCTCGAGCTCCTCTGCGACGACCCTCGTCGGTTGCTTCCGCTGGTGCGCAACGCACCGGCGGTGTTCTGCGGACCGCTCTCTCCCGCGTCGATCGGCGACTACATCGCCGGTCCCAGCCACGTGCTCCCCACCGACGGCACCGCCCGATTCGCCAGCGCGCTCACCGTCGCCGACTTCACCAAGGACATCCACGTGGTGACCGTCGAGCCCGCGGGCTTCGACGCCGTGGCTCCCCACGTGGTGGCGCTGGCGGCGGCCGAGGGGCTCGATGCCCATGCCGAATCGGTCCGTCTCCGCCAGGCCGACCGATGACCGGCTCCGGCACGCGGTCGCGACGGCCGGCGGTGCGCGACGACCTCGCGCTCATGGACGGCTACCACTCGCCACAGGTCGACGTCGAGGTCCGCCTCAACACCAACGAGTCGCCGGTCGGACCACCGCCCGAGTTCGCCCGCGAGCTGGCCGACGCGATCGCCGCCGTCGACTGGAACCGCTACCCGGACCGTGCTGCCACCGAGCTGCGGACCGCCATCGCCGGGCTGCACGGCGTCGGTCCCGACCAGGTGTTCGCCGCCAACGGCTCCAACGAGGTCCTCCAGACCCTCTGCCTCGCCTACGGGGGGCCTGGCCGCACGGCGGCGGTCTTCGAGCCGACCTATGCCCTGCACGGCCACATCGCCCGCGTGACCGGCACCTCGGTGGTGGTCGGCGAGCGCACCGACGACTTCGAGCTCGACCCGGCCGAGGTCGACCGGATCATGGCGACCGATCCCGACATCGTGTTCCTCTGCTCGCCGAACAACCCCACGGGTCTGGTCGAGCCCGAGCCCGTCGTCCGCGACATCGTCGGTCGCGCCGGCGCGCAGGGTGCGCTGGTGGTGGTCGACGAGGCCTACGGCCAGTTCGCCGGGTGGTCCGCGCTCGAGCTCCTCGACGACGATCTGCCGCTGGTGGTCACCCGCACCTACTCCAAGACCTGGGCGATGGCCGCGGCGCGGCTCGGGTACCTGGTCGGGCCGGGTTGGCTGGTCGCCGAGCTGGCGAAGGTCGTGCTGCCCTATCACCTCGACGCCGTCACCCAGCTGGCGGGCACGCTGGCGCTCCGCCACATCGACGCCATGGAGCACCGGGTGGCCGACCTGGTCGAGGAACGGGGCCGGGTCGTCGCGGCCCTGTCCGAGCTTGCGGTCACCGTGTGGCCATCGGGCGCCAACTTCATCCTGTTCCGGCCCGACGCACGCGATGGTGCCGAGGTGTGGCACGACCTGGTCGATCGATCCGTGCTGGTGCGCAACTGCGCCTCGTGGCCGCGCCTCGACGGCTGCCTGCGGGTCACCCTCGGCACCCCGGCCGAAGACGATCGCTTTCTCGAAGCACTCACGGAGATCCTCACATGACCACCGATACCCCGACCCGCAGCGCGCGCCGCTCGCGGACCACCAAGGAGACCTCGATCGAGATCGCCCTCGACCTCGACGCCACCGGTGGCGGGGTGGTCGAGGCGTCCACGGGGTTGCCGTTCTTCGACCACATGCTCTCCCAGTTGGGTCGCCACGGCGGGCTCGACCTCTCGGTGACCGCCACCGGCGACCTCCACATCGACGCCCACCACACGGTCGAGGACACCGGGATCCTGCTCGGCGAGACCTTCGCCGAGGCGCTCGGCAACAAGGCCGGGGTGCGCCGGTTCGCGTCGAACCGGGTACCGCTCGACGAGGCCCTGGTCGACGTGGCGCTCGACCTGTCCGGCCGGCCCTTCCTCGTCTACGAGGTCCATCCCCCAGGCGAGAAGATCCTCGGCGACCCACCCTTCGATCCCCAGCTGGCCGAGGAGTTCTGGCGCGCGTTCGTCACCTCGGCCGCGATCACCCTCCACGTCGAGATGGTGCGGGGCAAGAACACCCACCACGTCATCGAGGCAAGCTTCAAGGCCGTCGCCAGGTCGTTGCGCGACGCGATCCGCGTCGAGGTGGCCGATGGTGCGGTCCCCTCCACCAAGGGGACCCTGTGAGGGTGCACCGATGAGCAGCGCCGACACCCAGCGGCCGCTGGTGGCGGTCCTCGACTACGGCATCGGCAACCTGCGTTCGGCCCAGAAGGGGCTCGAGCGGGCCGGTGCCGACGCGCGCCTCACCGCCGATCCCGGCCTCATCGCCGATGCCGCGGCCGTGGTCCTGCCCGGGGTCGGCGCCTTCGGGCGGTGCATGGAGGCCTTGCACGAGTCGGGGTTGGCCACCCGGGCGGTCGAGGCCGCCGCGAGCGGTCGGCCCTTCCTCGGCATCTGCGTCGGGATGCAGCTGATGTACGAGGGATCGGACGAGACCGCCGACGTCCCCGGGCTCGGCATCCTCCCTGGCCGGGTGGTGCTGCTCCCCGAAGGGGTCAAGCGGCCCCAGATGCAGTGGAACGTGCTCGAGATCGTGCGGCCCTCGCCGCTGCTCGAGGGACTTGCGGATCCGGCGTGGGTCTACTTCGTCCACTCCTACGCGCCCGAGGACGGCGAGCACACCATCGCCCGGTGCGACTACGGCGGACCGGTGGTCGCCGCTGTCGAGCACGACAACGTGCTGGCCACCCAGTTCCACCCCGAGAAGTCCGGCGACACCGGCATCGCCATCCTGTCGAACTTCGTGGCCATGGCCCGTACCGCCGTGGGGGTCTGACCGTGGATCTCTATCCCGCCATCGACATCCTCGGCGGGCGTGTCGTGCAGCTGGTGCAGGGCGACTTCGACAACGTGGCCGTCCACGGCGACGACCCGGCCGCGGTCGCCCGAGCGTTCGAACAGGCGGGCGTGCCATGGATCCACTGCGTCGATCTCGACGCGGCGCGCACCGGCGAGCTGGTGAACCGCCCCCACATCGCAGCAGTGGTCGAGGCGGTGTCGGTACCGGTCCAGGTCGGCGGGGGAGTGCGGTCGGCCGATGCGGCCCGAGCGCTGGACGGCATCGGAGTGACTCGGGTGGTGATCGGCACGGCGGCGTTCGAGGAGCCGGAGATCGTCGAGGCGATCGCTGCCCAGCAGCGGGTCGCCATCGGCCTCGACATCAGGGGCCGTGAGGTTGCCATCCGGGGATGGACCGCTGGTGCCGGCGTCGAGTGGGATCAGGTGCTGGCGCGCCTCGCGGGCGCCGGCGCCGAGGCCGTCGTCGTCACCCAGATCGAGCGCGAGGGGCTCATGGGTGGGCCCGACGTCGCCGGTCTCACCGAGATGCTGGCCGCGACCGACCTCGACGTCATCGCCTCGGGCGGCGTCAGCAGCCTCGACGACCTGCGGGCGCTCGACGCCGTGGAGGTCGATGGGCGCGGGCTCGCGGGGGCGATCGTCGGCACGGCGGTGTACGAGGGAGCGGTTCCCGTGGAACGAGCGGTGGAGGTGTTGCGATGCGCGCCGCGCGGGTGATCCCCTGCCTCGACGTCGACGCCGGTCGGGTCGTCAAGGGAACCAACTTCGTCGACCTGCGCGACGCGGGCGACCCCGTCGAGCTGGCGGCCCGCTACGACGCCGAGGGCGCCGACGAGCTGGTGTTCCTCGACATCACCGCCTCGTCCGACGAGCGCGACACCATCGTCGAGCTCGCCCGCCACGTGGCCGAGGAGGTGTTCATCCCGTTCACCATCGGCGGTGGCATCCGTTCGGTCGACGACGCCCGCCGGCTGTTGCGCGCGGGCGCCGACAAGGTGTCGGTCAACTCTGCCGCGGTGGCCCGCCCCGAGCTGCTGGGTGAGCTGGCCGAAGAGTTCGGAACCCAGTGCGTGGTGATCGCCATCGACGGCCGTCGCCAACAGGTCGAGTCGACATCGTTGGGTGAGGTGCCGTCGTCGTTCGAGGTGTACACCCACGGCGGGCGCCGCCCGACCGGCATCGACGTGGTCGAGTGGGCCACCCGCGCCACCGATCTGGGCGCGGGAGAGGTGCTGCTGACCTCCATGGATCGCGACGGCACCCGTCAGGGGTTCGACCTGGAGATGACCCGCGCTGTCGCCGACGCGGTGCCGGTCCCGGTCATCGCCTCCGGTGGGGTCGGAGAGCTGCAGCATCTGGTCGACGGCATCACCGGCGGTGGGGCCGACGCCGTGCTGGCCGCGTCGATCTTCCACTTCGGCGAGCACTCGATCGCCGAGGCCAAGGCGCTCATGGCCGATCAGGGAGTCAACGTCAGGCCGGTGTGACGGCCTCGACCACCGCGTCGACCGCCGCCGCGAGTCGTCCGGTCAGGAAGTGGTCGGCCATGTCGATCTCGACGACGGTGGTGGCGCCCCACCCGGCGGAGGCGTCGCGGGCCGCGGCAGGCGGTCGGAACTGGTCGTGGGCGGGGACGACGAGGGTGGTCG
This genomic interval carries:
- a CDS encoding AMP-binding protein — encoded protein: MSYNLADLFERVARHVPSREAIICGDHRCTYRHLDQRADRVAAALAGSGIAPGERVAIALRNSIEYLELMLGAFKSGAVPINVNYRYQAGELGHVLDDSGARLLVHEPELTPRVDALDRLLKTLERGAAYERWLNDAPGGTPTSPRSSDDHYILYTGGTTGAPKGVVWRHEDIFFAAMGGGRRTANPIEAPDQITDVIADPPNRVLPASPLMHGTAHWFAFLTLFAGSCVVLSPAPTYDPTGLLDLVDAESVSYLVVVGDAFAAPLADAVAAEPDRWDLTSLTVVISGGATLSAPVRRALLDLLPWVMVVDSYGTSETGGQASLVYSAGMAPVTGPPRFEAGDHTVVLDDTLSPVEPGSGVAGRVARRGHIPLGYLGDPERTAATFPTVDGVRWAITGDQALVDGDGRILLLGRGSATINSGGEKIHPEEIEAVLREHPAVHDAVVVGLPDDRWGERVGAVVAVRGRHDVSRATLANHCRTNLASYKTPRTMALVDRVQRTESGKPDYAWAQSLLAATDRPS
- a CDS encoding NTP transferase domain-containing protein, whose product is MVDSLAGLVLAAGAGTRMEPLSRVRPKPLLPFGQAALVDHAIARLRSCTTRIAVNAHHGRAEMEAHLSGRVHLSVEDRPGLGTAGGVAHAAPWIGDDDLVVVNADTWCPGDLEPLAQSWDRDRIRVVVAGAPVLAADSRIVASFLPAREVARLAVEPSGLYETCWAPAAEAGRLDVVGWEGTVIDCATPRDYLTASLLRSRGHSVVGEGAVVEGTVVRSVVWPGAHVWPVEILVDAIRTDVGVTVLVR
- the rlmN gene encoding 23S rRNA (adenine(2503)-C(2))-methyltransferase RlmN is translated as MPTRYDPSAHELAGLLEDEPAYRTRQIWDGLYHQGRDLLELTDVPKGLREHLAEELPRALTPVAESVSDDAMTAKWLWELDGGARIETVLMHYRDRTTACVSTQAGCAMACSFCATGQAGFDRQLSVGEIVEQVIEARRAALPRRLSNVVFMGMGEPLANYDAMWGAIERLHADVGLSARHITVSTVGLVPGIRRLAAEALPVNLAVSLHLADDERRDQLVPINRRYPLAVLAEACNEYLRAKGRRLSFEWALIDGVNDSDLDARQLATFARPLRAHVNLIPLNPTPGYPTRGTPPERVRSFCEHLRSLGINATVRQNRGTDIDAACGQLRANQTTTVASPRRRRDPGA
- a CDS encoding VIT1/CCC1 transporter family protein, translating into MDHDPSLRNDSLDAVYRAAHRNHQHRSVSTGGARAAVFGASDGLVSNVSLILGMAGASPAEGVVRLAGIAGLVAGAVSMAAGEYISMRAQTELYERELRIERSAQRQNPELEQLELSKIYEDRGMSAELAEELAGAMMRDPDVALEVHAREELGIDPDELGSPLGAAGSSFAAFAVGAALPLIPWLFTAGTGAFVGSVVLGLVGALVLGAIVGFFSGRSPVYTAVRQALVASGAAAVTYGIGSAIGVGI
- the mshD gene encoding mycothiol synthase, whose translation is MSTTPLPPDRALTVHHHGAEGVAHPGERGWEVELHGGAGGLDVATASRLLDDLVQTIGDHGGGPVRWRVPDASAEHHQIATAAGLAPTRRLVQMRRSLPVPHTTDLDTRPFEPGRDDEDWLRINNAAFAWHPEQSGWTRQHLRDHEDEPWFDPNGFLVHPPTGPLLGFCWTKVHHDLDPPLGEIYVIAVHPDATGRGLGRALVLAGLEHLAGLGLDTAMLYTEADNRPAVALYEQLGFTVHHTVTVFERDVPAQIPTPMAEPIP
- the hisD gene encoding histidinol dehydrogenase; the protein is MILTHLDLRGLDDDALRATLPRPKAAGSEPVEAVREILDDVRVRGDTAVLELTERFDGVRLDSPRVPSAALDEALASIDPSVRAALDAAAERIRAHHQTQVRHDHTDTRDGISIEALVRPVERAGIYVPGGRAAYPSTVLMTVIPARVAGVPEVVLCVPPDRATGRVAEVTLAAAAIAGVDEVYAIGGAQAIGAMAYGTETVRPVDVIAGPGNVFVAVAKREVSDRVGIAAAFAGPSEVVVVADETTPVDYAAIDVILQAEHGPDGTSWLISWSPEVCEAVDAAVERLVAGAPRRTEIEQTLSAGGFSALVDGPEQAIAVANLVAPEHLELLCDDPRRLLPLVRNAPAVFCGPLSPASIGDYIAGPSHVLPTDGTARFASALTVADFTKDIHVVTVEPAGFDAVAPHVVALAAAEGLDAHAESVRLRQADR
- the hisC gene encoding histidinol-phosphate transaminase, which codes for MTGSGTRSRRPAVRDDLALMDGYHSPQVDVEVRLNTNESPVGPPPEFARELADAIAAVDWNRYPDRAATELRTAIAGLHGVGPDQVFAANGSNEVLQTLCLAYGGPGRTAAVFEPTYALHGHIARVTGTSVVVGERTDDFELDPAEVDRIMATDPDIVFLCSPNNPTGLVEPEPVVRDIVGRAGAQGALVVVDEAYGQFAGWSALELLDDDLPLVVTRTYSKTWAMAAARLGYLVGPGWLVAELAKVVLPYHLDAVTQLAGTLALRHIDAMEHRVADLVEERGRVVAALSELAVTVWPSGANFILFRPDARDGAEVWHDLVDRSVLVRNCASWPRLDGCLRVTLGTPAEDDRFLEALTEILT
- the hisB gene encoding imidazoleglycerol-phosphate dehydratase HisB; its protein translation is MTTDTPTRSARRSRTTKETSIEIALDLDATGGGVVEASTGLPFFDHMLSQLGRHGGLDLSVTATGDLHIDAHHTVEDTGILLGETFAEALGNKAGVRRFASNRVPLDEALVDVALDLSGRPFLVYEVHPPGEKILGDPPFDPQLAEEFWRAFVTSAAITLHVEMVRGKNTHHVIEASFKAVARSLRDAIRVEVADGAVPSTKGTL
- the hisH gene encoding imidazole glycerol phosphate synthase subunit HisH, with amino-acid sequence MSSADTQRPLVAVLDYGIGNLRSAQKGLERAGADARLTADPGLIADAAAVVLPGVGAFGRCMEALHESGLATRAVEAAASGRPFLGICVGMQLMYEGSDETADVPGLGILPGRVVLLPEGVKRPQMQWNVLEIVRPSPLLEGLADPAWVYFVHSYAPEDGEHTIARCDYGGPVVAAVEHDNVLATQFHPEKSGDTGIAILSNFVAMARTAVGV
- a CDS encoding 1-(5-phosphoribosyl)-5-[(5-phosphoribosylamino)methylideneamino] imidazole-4-carboxamide isomerase; translated protein: MDLYPAIDILGGRVVQLVQGDFDNVAVHGDDPAAVARAFEQAGVPWIHCVDLDAARTGELVNRPHIAAVVEAVSVPVQVGGGVRSADAARALDGIGVTRVVIGTAAFEEPEIVEAIAAQQRVAIGLDIRGREVAIRGWTAGAGVEWDQVLARLAGAGAEAVVVTQIEREGLMGGPDVAGLTEMLAATDLDVIASGGVSSLDDLRALDAVEVDGRGLAGAIVGTAVYEGAVPVERAVEVLRCAPRG